From Apium graveolens cultivar Ventura chromosome 9, ASM990537v1, whole genome shotgun sequence, the proteins below share one genomic window:
- the LOC141686548 gene encoding uncharacterized protein LOC141686548, protein MNLLTAWRKAQVNGRGTRLTSNVQAQWEKPPDGWVHINVDAALFEDTRSIGLGSVARDAAGQFIKARSSRWEGLMIPREAEAMGLKEALSWAQASNFRRCIFEIDSQILAVACKGRCDRSYFDTLVLECITLFQHFDDVLVVFVRRSANLAAHLLAKAASSLSGSREWH, encoded by the coding sequence ATGAATTTATTAACAGCTTGGAGGAAAGCACAAGTTAATGGACGAGGAACCAGGTTAACATCAAATGTTCAAGCACAGTGGGAGAAACCACCTGATGGATGGGTGCATATTAATGTAGATGCAGCGTTATTTGAAGATACTAGAAGCATTGGACTGGGCAGTGTGGCTCGAGACGCAGCAGGACAATTCATAAAAGCAAGAAGCAGCCGGTGGGAAGGGCTTATGATACCTCGAGAAGCCGAAGCAATGGGACTCAAAGAAGCATTATCCTGGGCGCAGGCTAGTAACTTTAGGAGATGCATTTTCGAAATTGATTCTCAGATTCTTGCTGTGGCGTGCAAAGGACGGTGTGATCGATCGTATTTCGATACGTTGGTGTTAGAATGTATTACTTTATTTCAGCACTTTGATGATGTTCTAGTAGTATTTGTTCGTAGGTCTGCGAATTTAGCTGCACATTTGTTAGCAAAAGCGGCTAGTTCTTTATCAGGCTCTAGAGAGTGGCATTAA